Proteins co-encoded in one Candidatus Bathyarchaeota archaeon genomic window:
- a CDS encoding magnesium transporter produces the protein MLNRLLARLTRLAETFSSLVEEEDFRRFKEALLAFSTDLGGLVAGLIVASQLPMVLKASWTIMLYPLALSLRGNIGGVFSGRLSTGLHLGLIEPRFRGSTHYFKLIFSAMQFLTLILAFVSGLVVAVAQIVLEGAESFSYAIISTALATQALSIIVTMPLTCLLGFAAFERSLDPDVLVYPVMSTVSDIVTTLMYMLALKLFFISPSGPLILTSVAAMYSIAVLLLARRYFGDEEFLVSVREASVALLFSVSIGLLSGLALSEVRAKLAEYPSVVTVYPAVIDTLGDFGSSMGSIFTTRLAEGSTEARLNPSSLELFETVQIWLSCLVYYLVYGLIALTGGFKGTVVVLLCFLLSSPIILMVSRMLALETFRRGLNPDNFVIPLETTLSDSLTTIIMATLLMTL, from the coding sequence ATGCTTAACAGGCTCTTAGCCCGTTTGACTCGTCTAGCAGAGACGTTTTCGTCTTTAGTCGAAGAAGAGGATTTTAGAAGGTTCAAAGAAGCTCTTCTCGCGTTTTCGACGGACCTTGGAGGATTGGTAGCAGGGCTTATAGTGGCTTCTCAGCTTCCGATGGTTCTTAAAGCATCATGGACCATAATGCTTTATCCGCTTGCGCTCTCGTTAAGAGGTAATATCGGGGGAGTGTTCTCAGGAAGGCTATCGACGGGTTTACATCTAGGTCTCATAGAGCCGAGGTTTCGAGGAAGTACTCACTACTTCAAACTGATCTTCTCGGCTATGCAGTTTCTGACGCTAATACTCGCCTTCGTCTCCGGTCTCGTGGTCGCAGTGGCTCAAATAGTTCTAGAAGGTGCTGAGTCTTTCTCATACGCGATTATCTCGACCGCATTAGCCACCCAGGCATTATCGATAATCGTAACTATGCCTCTTACGTGCCTCTTGGGGTTTGCAGCTTTCGAACGAAGCTTGGACCCAGACGTTCTCGTGTATCCTGTGATGTCCACGGTATCCGATATCGTAACGACGCTTATGTATATGCTAGCGTTAAAGCTGTTCTTTATAAGTCCTTCAGGCCCCCTCATACTTACGTCCGTAGCGGCGATGTACTCTATAGCGGTTCTTCTTCTAGCGAGACGCTATTTCGGAGATGAGGAGTTCCTAGTATCCGTGAGGGAGGCTTCGGTAGCTCTACTTTTCTCGGTGAGCATAGGATTGTTATCTGGCCTTGCTCTATCAGAGGTTAGGGCTAAACTAGCCGAATACCCGAGTGTCGTGACCGTTTATCCCGCAGTCATAGATACCCTAGGAGATTTCGGCTCTTCTATGGGCTCGATTTTCACGACTAGACTCGCCGAAGGTTCTACAGAAGCTAGACTGAATCCGAGTTCTTTAGAACTGTTCGAAACTGTTCAAATATGGCTATCGTGTCTAGTGTACTATCTAGTCTATGGGCTTATAGCTTTGACTGGAGGATTTAAAGGAACGGTTGTCGTCTTGTTGTGCTTTTTGTTATCCTCCCCTATCATCTTAATGGTTTCGCGGATGCTTGCTCTTGAGACGTTTAGGAGGGGGTTGAACCCAGACAACTTTGTGATACCGCTGGAGACAACGCTGAGCGACTCTCTGACGACGATTATAATGGCAACTCTACTTATGACGCTCTAA